The Herbaspirillum sp. DW155 genomic interval CGGAAGCGGCGTTCGCCGCCTTCGCGCTCCACCACATCCTGCAGATGCCAGGCCCGCTGGAAGTGCGGGCTGGCCGCCGACAATTCCTCCACCAGCGCCAGCAGTTCCGGATCATCCAGCAGGCTGGCGCTATCGGCGCGGAATTGCGCCACCAGGCGCCGCGCCCGCTGCTCCCATTCCACCGTCAGTGCCTGGGCAGCGCTGCTGGCGAACATGAAGCGCAGCAGATTGGGCAGCTTCTCCTTGCCATCCAGCCAGCCCGTAAAGAGCTTGCGTGCAGCCGGATTCCAGGCCACCGCGTTCCAGTAGCGATCCAGCAGATAGGCCGGGGCGCGGAACTGGCTGACCACTTCCAGGATTTCCGGTGCCACTGCCGTGGCGGCCTGCTGTTCCGGCGACACCGGATCCTTCTTGCCCGCCAGTTCGAACAGATAGGCCCGCTTGGCGCGCGGCAGGTGCAGCGCATCGGCGATACGCGCCAGCGCCTGGGGCGAGACCGAATCGGTGCGTCCCTGCTCGATCCAGGTGTACCAGGTCACGCTGATACCACACAACTGCGCCACCTCCTCGCGCCGCAAGCCGGGAGTGCGACGCCGGCCGTAGGCCAGGTGCGGCAGCCCGGCCTGGGCGGGCGCGGTCTGTTCGCGCTGGGATTTGAGGAAGTCGCCAAGGGCGCGGCGGGCCAGATCGGGTTCCATGGGCGGGGCAGGGTGGTGGTCGGGGTAATAGTATAAATGCTTCACTTGTAACAGGATATGAAGGCGCTAGACTGGCGGCTCATCCACTGCACTACTGTCTTTTCTTTCATATCGCCCAGGAGCCCCGCCATGCGCAGCCATCAGCAAGTCGTCACCGAACAGTTCGGCAGCACCGCCGCCGCTTATCTCACCAGTGCCGTCCATGCCCAGGGGGCCGACCTGCAGGAGCTGGCACAGATTGCCGCTTCCGTGCCCAACGCACGTGTGCTGGACCTGGGTTGCGGTGGCGGCCATGCCAGTTTCGCGGTGGCGCCGGTGGTGGAGAAAGTGATTGCCTATGACCTGTCCGGCGAGATGCTGGCCGTGGTCTCCAAGGCTGCCGCAGAGCGTGGCATGCACAATCTGGCCGTACGCCAGGGCAGCGCCGACCGGCTGGCGTTTCCCGATGCCAGCTTCGATCTGGTCTGCACGCGCTTCTCGGCTCACCATTGGCGTCACTTGCCGCAGGCATTGCGTGAAGTGTTTCGCGTGCTCAAGCCGGGTGGACGCTTCATCGTCATCGACACGGCTGCCCCCGCCGACGTGCTGGCCGAGACCTATGTGCAGGCCATCGAATTGCTGCGCGATACTTCACATGTCCGCAATATCAGCCTGAACTCCTGGCGCAAGCTGCTGGAGGCGGCCGGTTTTGCCATCGCCAGCGACAAGACCTGGAAGCTGCGCCTGGAATTCGACACCTGGGTGGCCCGCATGCGTACGCCCCCAGACCATATCACCGCCATCCGCGCGCTCTGGCAGGCTGCCCCCGAGGAAGTGAAAGCCTATTTCGAACTCGATGCCGCCTGTTCCTTCTCCATCGATGTGGCCATGCTGGAGGCGCGCAAGTCCTGAGCGCAATGAACAAGACTGTTGACGCCGTGTTTTCGCCTCTGATGGCAGGAGACAAGGCGTCAACGCTGTGTGACACTCCCTCGTTATTCGTTCACTCCAGAACATCGTAAAGCGAACATCTGGGGCCAGTATTGCCGTCTGTTATCCTCATTGTGACCGATTGCTGACAGCTAAACTGAGAATGATGTCGTCTCGTTGGCCTGGGTTTTGCTTGATAAAAGTCGAAAAATTTGAGCAGCAACCCGGCAAAATTGCAGGAAAATCCCGAAAAAGTGTGGGGCACTTGGCCGGGGCGAGAGATAGAAACGCGTTTAAAAAAATGCGCTAACGTCTTAATTCTCTTGCGAAAAATCTGCTTTTTGCTACACTGCCGACGTTTCTCTTGTGTACTTTCAGGGTAAATTCGGGGGGAGTTCCACCTATGATCAAAACAGCGCTGGCCATTTTCACATCCGTACTCTTCATCCACGCTGGTTTGGCCCCTGCCGCAGCCCAGACGGTCAACAACGCCGCCAGGAAAGCGCCGGCCAAGAAAGTCGTAGCCAAGCGACCGGCCCAGGCCGTCAGCAAGACGGTGGCCAAAGGCTCCCTGAACAACCGCGAA includes:
- a CDS encoding helix-turn-helix transcriptional regulator; its protein translation is MEPDLARRALGDFLKSQREQTAPAQAGLPHLAYGRRRTPGLRREEVAQLCGISVTWYTWIEQGRTDSVSPQALARIADALHLPRAKRAYLFELAGKKDPVSPEQQAATAVAPEILEVVSQFRAPAYLLDRYWNAVAWNPAARKLFTGWLDGKEKLPNLLRFMFASSAAQALTVEWEQRARRLVAQFRADSASLLDDPELLALVEELSAASPHFQRAWHLQDVVEREGGERRFRHPQLGELLYRQVNFHVANRPDLKLVTLMPGAVAAA
- a CDS encoding methyltransferase domain-containing protein, with protein sequence MRSHQQVVTEQFGSTAAAYLTSAVHAQGADLQELAQIAASVPNARVLDLGCGGGHASFAVAPVVEKVIAYDLSGEMLAVVSKAAAERGMHNLAVRQGSADRLAFPDASFDLVCTRFSAHHWRHLPQALREVFRVLKPGGRFIVIDTAAPADVLAETYVQAIELLRDTSHVRNISLNSWRKLLEAAGFAIASDKTWKLRLEFDTWVARMRTPPDHITAIRALWQAAPEEVKAYFELDAACSFSIDVAMLEARKS